In Heteronotia binoei isolate CCM8104 ecotype False Entrance Well chromosome 1, APGP_CSIRO_Hbin_v1, whole genome shotgun sequence, the genomic window GAATGGTATGTTTCTTCTTTTTTGACTCTGGTATGAACACACACTGCATTATTTGGTTATCTACAGAAAAGCATGATGTGCTTATCTGGAGTAGGTCCTTAAAAATGTTGCCTCACATACTACCTCAGATCACTCTCCACCACACCAGGGACACCAGAAGGAGCTTATTGTAGGATGCAGCTTGGTTATAAAACTCTTATGCCTGTAGCCAAAAGCAATATATGTGAGGTAAAGTCAAtaaaaaggctttttaaaaaggaacaaagGTTTATTTTGAACAATAAATAACTATATAAACAAATAACTGAGGTAATTGTGACACTTAAATATTGAGGTAAAAGATTCATTTTACTACACATGCCAAGAGAGTGTATTTCATAGGTTACAGTTTTTTCAGATAAACTTCTTACTGCTTCTTGTGTTTTCTGGTTAGTACTGGGgaacttgccctgacctggatagcctgggcTAGTCAGATTTTGGAAGAGGTTCAGTTAGCCAAGAAATACCacggctgctatgcagaggaaagcaatggcaaaccacttctgaatgtcccttgccttgaaaaccctacagggtcaccataagtcagctgtagcTTGACGGCTTTCTGTGGGTTATTAGCTACTTGTAATGTTCATGTTACTATTCCATAACATTCCATAGCAGCTTATGAAGTCTTGAGGCACACACATGAAATAACACTGAAGCCCTGTCAAAATAAAAACCAAAAACCACATCATCTTATGGGATGAAGGTGAGTCAAATTGTTCTTGCAATTACTTCTGAAAGATGCTCAGGGTGTGATTATGACAAATCTCAGGGAGAGAGACTAGCTTTCTCTTTGACCAGCAGTCAGTGTTTGGCTACCCACACTACTGGTCCAGGCTTGAGTGCAATTGATTTACTTTCTCACAGCTAAATCTTCATAGCAGCCAGGGTGGttggagttttgtttttgttttgttattgttgCAGGAATTGATTGGAAACTTACTGCATGTTGTACATGGTGCATTATGAACTTGATGCCACTGCTTCATAAAAATCTTGCCTTCCTGCCTGTTTGCCGTTGCAGATAATGCAGTGGAATATAGTTTGGGGGGAAGGGTGGGGCTGATATCTGGATCTGATCTGAGGACTAAATGACTTTTGCTCAGTTCTAGTTTAGTGATAAGGTATTTGAAATCCATTTTATATGGTATTTGAAATCCAATTTATACCTCTAAGCAGACTTTTCCAGCACATGTTGTTTTTGCATTCTATTGCAGATAAGACAGGGACCGCACTTCCTTTGCCTTTCCCAGCCTATGCAAAAAATCTTCTAATCTCCTTGTGCAGTGAAGTTCCATTCCAAGTAAAATGTACATCCTGCCGTCAGGATTTACATTCCCATGTGGAGCTAACAGCACATTTCAGGTTTGTGAGAGTTGTAACACCTGTAAAATCTGACTTCAGACCAGTCTTTGTAAACAGCCGTTAGATATTAAGCCCAGCTTCTGTTCTTGTGTGCCCCttgtcttttgttttgttttttcatctTAAACATGGAGGTGATGCGTTATCTAAGTCCAGTAGACTAGACAGAATTGTGAATGGTCAGCCATAATGCCGAAGTCTATTTCCACTGCTGGAAAAGCAGTAATGTgcaaatgtgtgtatgtgtaaataTATAGATATACACACTCCTGCCTTTTAAAGGGCTGAGACAACAAATCATGTACTGCTTCCAGTGcactgagccagctacctgtCATAGTTTTAAAGGGTTCCAACttaaactggattttaaaagtaaattgtaCTGTAATAGAAAGGTGGCATCAAGAATATTGACTGCTTTTTAGTGGACACTGAAAAATGTTTAGAGTTACAGCTGCCAAgtcatttttgttttcttttccaatTACAGAACTCGTTGTCGTAATGCTGGTCCAGTAGCTGTGTCAGAGAAGAATATCTCCCAGGTTGCTGAAATATTTAAAGTGAAAGGTTTTTGTCACAGCTGCAATGAGCTGTTGGTTGATGACAACCATGTCCGTCGGCATACTTGTAAAACCTTACACGAGGTTAAAATTCTCACCACAGTGGAACAATCAATCTTGATGTTTTGCCATGCCAATAAAAatgtctcttacattaagaaacACAGAAGCCTTGTAaagtcttctcttctgaagagATCTTTGGATGAGAATGATCAGAGTGAAACCATTTCTAAACAAAAAAGGTTTTTGGAAGACAATGGTGAAGAGACTTGTAGTGACCGCACTGTGAAAACCTGGATGTGTGAATGCCATCTGACATTTCCTTCTGAAGAGTTAGTAGAGAAACATATTTTTTCTTCAAACAGAATATGCCACAAGTGCGCTGTGTGCGGGAAGCTTGCAGAAAATCCAAGCATTATCCGTTTGCACATGAGCAGGTTCCATGGAGGAGCACACCTGGCTGATTTCCTCTGCTGGTGTCAGTCCTGCAGTGTAGACCTTCAGAAAGGGTATGATATAATGGCGCACATTACTGAATTTCACAGTGGACACAGCTACTTTTGTGAGAAATATGTTGGTGAGGATGAGCTTTCTCTGTCTACTGACAGAGTTAAAGATACAGTCTGCGATAAATCACTTGAGCTACAAGACCAATCTTTGACCCCTATAGAGCCATGTCCACCTGAAAATCCAGTGGACTTGTCTGAGGAAGCTTCTCCCCAAGGAGAATGGCAGTGCCGCTTATGTGAGGAAATCTTTGACTCAGAAGATACTGTGAAACAGCATTGCATGTCACTGGAGAGCCATCATATTCATAGATACAGCTGTGGCATGTGTAAAGATACATTTCGGAAAATAGAAACACTTCGCCGACACTGCCGTGATAGGCATAACAATGTGATACAGATTAAATATTTCTGTGGCTTTTGTGGTGACCTGTTTTTTGATGCTGAGGAGGAGCTTTTAATTCACTTCAGGGATTTCCATAGCACAGATTACATATGTGTGtctgctgcagcagcagaaacaTCAATCAAGATCTTTGAGACAATAGAAGAAAGCAGCCTTCTAAACTGTGGCTGTAGAGAAAAATACATCTCCAAAGAGAATAGGAAAGCCGATTACAAGAAGTGCCAAGAAGCCATGCTGGCAAAAGGTTTCCTGTGGTTTCGCTGCACTTCATGCTCTGCAACAGCACAAAGCCATTCTGATATGATTATTCATCTTGCAGGCCACACAGGCGATAAAGTTGGCAAAGAATTGTATGTTGTGAGGTGTGGAGCATGCAACAGAAGTTTTAGTGAGCCTGCAGTTGCCCATCAGCACTATCATTGCAAACACTGTGTCTCACAAAAGCCCAAGTCAGGCCCACCAGCAAAAAGTGAAGTCTTCCAGTTCTCTGCTAGTGGGTCTTTTGTAGACGAGAAACCTGACAAACTGAAGCTTTCAGCTGCTGTGACTGCACTAAGTTCAAAATCCATTTCTCCAAGGAAGCCGGGAGCTATAAAGAAAGAAGATCTTGGccactgtaaatacactacttatTTTTTATAATTTAGATTATTATACTGCTGTTAAAACATAGTACCTACCTACCACTGTTTCCATTGGTGTATGAGAGAGAGTGATTGATCTTGCTTGATTTCCATTCTTACTGCAGCCCCTCCCTTAAccaatttttgtttttgttttgtccaGGCAGATCTCTCTCTAATAACTAACATATCTTTAGAGAAAGGGGAATTATTTCCTTGCAGTAGTAGAAACAGCAAAACAGTCCATAGAACTATATTTTGAAAATAGTCTGGATTTCAGTATCTATGATTAAATGTGAAATATGTTTTGAtctcttcctccccgccccccaacatAGACAACGAAGATTTTCCTGATCTAGATTACTTGTGCACCATGACACATATTATAGTGATGGATTTAGATAACTGGGGAAACCTCTTCCACCAACTGCCTGCTACTCTTAACCAAGGGACTTTTATctggggctttcaaggtaagggAAAGAATTAACTGTTGAAGCATAGTAATTAGAGCTTTATAGAATAAGCAGCACAGTTTCTTAGAATCTGACAAAATAGCAAAATTCAGATGTGGTCCATGTTCTACATTGTGCTTTCTTTGGTTGTAAGCCAGAGTGTTTTCATCCCCACCACACACTGCCGGttctgtttcccttcctctcttttccTCATCAGCAGCTACTTTGCTCCTTCTCCTTGACTGCCTGGTTTTGCAGAGTTGCTAGGAAACCCCTAATGCCTGTTACAATCTCATAACatcttccctgacctggatggcccaggcaagcctgaactcatcagatcttggtagctaagcagggccaaccctggcaagtacatggatgggagacttcactggaataccagggttgggatgtggaggcaggcaacagcaagctacctctctgaatgtcACCAGAAATCAACCATGGCTTCCAGGCACACATAAAAACACGCATACACAAAAAtacgccccccccacccccgcaatctTGTGGTATCTTGTGTGGGACATCCTCAGACATCCTCCTCAGCTTGGGCTAGTGGAGTGTATTGCACCATAAGCTGTCCTTGATGTTCTGTAAATTGATGTTCTAAAGGATTTGTAATGAGGGAGCAAATGGTCTCAGGGACAGTGCATAGAAAACCCAAAGCAATGTATTGAAGGATGAACTACCTTCTTATTaataatttttctcttttttgctgTAAAAGTGAATCTCTGGCTGTCTTTTATGCTGGACTTTGATTAGGGGAGCAGATAACATTGCTTAGATGCTGCTTGGCTGTTTCGTATTGATTTGGAGCAGTGTAAAAATTTCCACACTTGTACTTCGGTCTGATAAGCTAACAAGAAACTTAGAGGAAGAGTTGAGTTCATCTCGTTCACTGTACTTATCAACCATATGTAACCTTTTCCTGTTTCTCGGAAAATTTGCATAACATTTTATGGTTTTCACAGTGACATTCTCCACTACTAGCCCATCCCTTCTCCTTGTGAAATTTAAGTGATGTTTTGAATTATAGGTCCTCCCTCATTTTATTGTTTAGGTGAGCACAGCAATTGGAAGCAACCCGTGAACTGcaaaatatttaattatcttaaGAAGATTGGATGTTTCTTCCTTCATCCACACTGTGGTACAAGGAGGGAAGCAGCTGACTTTACAATCTGTGTACATGTAAGTCATCAGGCTTCTTTGACAGCCTTCTCTTTTTGTCATTCAAGAATGACAGCCTGGGCCAAATCTACATACATGGACACATCTGTAGGTACCGGAGGGTGGGCCACAGCagtatccttttttttttcttccagccataccactttttaaaattttagcaAAACATAAAGAGAGACATATACAACAAGGTCAGCCTACTACACTTTGTTTTTATAAATATTATTAAGAGTTGAGTGCATCTCGTTCGCTGTACTCATCAACCCATATGTAATCTTTCTGTTTCTAATAATATACATCTTCATCTGGGTTCAACTGATTCTGGTATAGCAAAAGCAGCCTCCAATTTTCAATAAATAGGCTTTGTGagaattcccctccccccatagttcttCATATTTGTTTATGTCAGCTTGTTCTTCACCATCACAATCCAAAGAGGCATAtgttaaagtatttatttatttattaactgaAGTATTTTCTATCAAATGTCTGTTTAAACTACACACTTTTGGTTTGGGTTAATTTGCACTCTGTTTCGTAGGTGGGCCGCCTGGATGAGTATCTGCCGAAGCATATTCCTTTCACCATTCTTTCTGGAGACAAAAGCTTTCTGGAGCTGGAGAACCAGCTTAAGATGACTCAACGGGCAACTCACATTCTAGACCCTCATAAAATTGATGCTGATATAATGTGTGCCTTCTTAAATAGCATTTCAGATACAGCCAAAGGTATATATTTTTAACTAACTGGCACACAcgcttcctccaaagagctctgaGAGGCATAGATGATTCTCCTCTGCCCATTTTATCTTCTCAGTCACTGGGAGGCAGGTTATGCTGAAAGATAGCAGCTTTTCTGGTCAAGGGGATTTAAATCCAGGTCTCCCAATTCCAAGCTGAATGCTTTAGTCGCTATACCACATTTGCCCTCTTACAATGTGTTTTGCACTCCTGGGAGGGGATGAACTTTTCTGGGAAGACAGACCTGAGTGTATTAAGCCTCTGTTCAGAAGGTGTGTGGTAGTCAAAGCACCACAGGGAAGGGGGATTGTGTGAGCTGAGATATTCCCTAGTGAGGACAATATTTATGTTTGCAGAAAATGAAGAGGATTTTCCAGTGACTACACAACAGTGCTTGCAAGAGCCACCAATTAAAGAAGGTATGTCTTAATTTCCATATGAGAAGTTTATTAATTTTGTGTGGCCAAGGACTTTTTAGGTCAAGCAAGGAAGAGTCTAAAATCACAATCATAAGGTTGGAAGGcatttccagggtcatctaatccaaccccctgtaccATGCAGTCAACTCACACATACCTCACAATGACGCCTGCTTcacgcccagaagatggcaaaaaaaaaaaaccctccaggatccctggcctagagagaaattgctgactgAACCCAAAGTGGTGAGAACAGgatttccctgggtatgtaagaaagggtcatgagaactaggcactgatgcaccccttcctgccctccttaagTTCACCGAATCAAcactgctgtcaaatggccacctGGCCTTTGCTTTTTctatgttaaaacaattttatttggtaacatatggtaacaaattatatttcttgcatcattaataacttcttttatctatcccatatattactttctacccaccactccccccgttacttgacccccgctggtgttatttacttaaaatactaatatttaaaggtacccttaactaataaaaaccaaaattaatattctcctttttcctaagacttaatcattatcaaaaattgtccaatgtccttttactttccactctttttctacatatcttctgatttttttccactccatcttaaaaacttctaaatcatagtctcttaaaattcttgttaatttgtccatttcactccacatcataacttttacaatccaatcccatttctctagtattttttcttgcttccacaactgcacatataatgtcctagcagctgaaagcaagtaccaaattatagttctatcttcttttggaaatttttccatttataatcccaacagaaaagtctgcaactttcttaaattcatatcccaagatcttagagatttcttgttgaatactgccaatacttttttgctctttcataagtccaccacatatggtagaaagaaccttcatgttttttacatttccaacatctgtctggcatcttgttgttcatctttgccaattttttaggaatcatataccatctatacatcattttaaaacagttctctttaatactatgacacgtcgaaagcttcatagaattcttccacaagtattcccaagtttccatatgtatttctttctttacattaattgcccatttaatcatttgagatttcactacttcatcttccgtagaccattttaaacgtaatttatatatttttgaaattaatttttcattgtctcaaaccagaactttttcaatttctgtttgttcttattccttcagttttgatatcattatccaccaaactctttatttgttgcacttgaaaccaatcatatttattattcagctcttcagcagttttcaattctattttgctgctttgtatttttaataattgattatataacAATCACTTTTCTTCACCTCTCTCAGCCTTTATTTTtgttacttcagctggcactatccatagcagtcttctctcatctccatatttcttatatttcatccatgtacttaacaaattatttcttatataatgatgagagaaaaaaccgtccatcttcttttttccataatacaaatacgcgtgccagccaaatttatttccgtgaccttccaacactaagagttttttatttaacagcattatccattcctttatccacgctaaacaaactgcttcttgatataattttaagttcagtaattgaaatccacctctctcttttgcatttgtcaaaattttcattttgatccttggtttcttcccagcccacacaaatcctgaaatttttcttctccatttatcaaattgtttactatctttcacaataggaatagtttgaaacaaatacattattcttggtagaatattcattttaattgcagctattctaccctgcaatgacaaattaagtttattccattttaacatatcttcatccattttacgccatagcttctcataattatttttgaacaaatcaatattcttcattgttatctccacacccaaatattttaccttggcgataacttcacagcccgtcagtctctgcaaggcctgttgcttgtttgtatgcatatttttacataaaaattttgatttttctttgttaatacaaagtcccgctaactccccatattcttgtattttagctaacagcaaaggtgtaacttgtatggcattttcatttataaacattatatcatctgcaaatgctctgtatttgtaagtaaatccttttatttttaatccttctatttctttatcttcttgaatctgcatcaataatattttaagagtcattataaacaacaatggggaaagcggacaaccttgtcttgtcccTGTAAGAgctgcgtttatacatagccttgcacgttgttcagtatattttgcttttatcattcttataaagctttctcccaactccattttctccattacttcaAACATAAAGTCctagtttaaattgtcaaatgttttctctgcatccgcaaagaataatgctacttccttttttggatgtctttcataatattttacaatagttctaatattgtctcttatttgccttttggggagaaaccccacttgatcttcctttataaaatttatcaaatgttgtttaagccattctgccaagatttttgtatatattttatagtcattatttaatagcgaaattggtctgtaattttttacattcgtgacatctctatcttcctttggaatcaacaaaataacagcttccttccctgtgtttggtattttcccttttattcttatcatgttcatcaacttctgcaatttcggtattaactcctctttaaaggttttaaagtatttagctgtatatccatctggcccaggtgcctttccatttttcattgcattaattgctgcttcaatttctattttttcaattggatcattcaaaacttttcacatatattctgttaagggttctatttttatcttttgtaaatactcatccatcttttctttctttattttaacacctttaaacaacttggcataatacttaaaaaattctctttttattccctcttggctaaccacctctcttccatctaccacaattttattaataattttattttctctctctttcttcagttgccaagccaaatattttccaggtttgtttgcaccctcaaaagatttctgctgcaatcttttaattccattccagttctttatttaacaaatgtcttatttgcgtttgtagtattgtaatttcccttataattttttcCCTGGACTTTTTCtcaactctccttcttttttctttatttcattttgaatgtccaactgtttttcttttgctctcatcTTTATTATctaaagtaatcaatattcctctcattactgctttataggcatcccagaccatctgaaattctatatcctctttgtcattcatttgaaagaaagctttagtttcattttctagggatgtcactatttctttattctgtagtaaatcttcattcaatctccatcttctcaacttcttagacaattttgtaatccacattattgggttatggtcagccccaattttaggtaaaatctctattttccttgttataagacctaaatcttagtgccccacaacatgtcaattctggaaaaagttttatgtcttgctgaaaaaaaggtatagtcccgcacttcaggattaaatttcctccatatatcctccaaattttcttgtttgaccaattcaaaaaaagactttggcaattttcctttattattatttttttcccccagacctatccagtgtattcttaattgttccattaaagtcccccattagcAAAACtttgtcataagtcagttcatcaaattgttgtataatgtcttttaaaaaagcatcctttgcaccatttggtgcatacagtcccaataacaatgtttttttgcatttaatatttctactgctacaaatcttccttcTTTACCTTCaaacactaatttcagctccaattcttgtttaatataaaaaatcactccccttttcttctgttcagccaataaataaaattctagtcccaattgtttattccataaaaatttgtaatccttttgcttaatatgcacttcttgtaaacaaactatattacaattttgctttttaatccaatgaaacgtagcccttttttgtggtgaatttagtccatttacattccaagacaataatttgtaatccatcatggtgcaaattctttatgttcttcataaaatctacgcagttccacCTAGCCTTTGCTTTTTCTTACTATATCTACACACTCCTGAACAGAAAGCACATAGTGGTAACAAAAAAGGAACAGCAGACAAACAATAGTGCAAGAGTTAGGAGGCAATGGTATGAATTAACTCATTTGCACAGTATTCTATGTATGGGCCTCAAAATCTGCATGGAGGCAGCAATATATTTTATAGTGGGTTCTGACAACAAATTGTGATGAACCTTCACATGGACGTACTGATTCATAGTCTATATAAGTGATGTGTGCCTGCCTGCAGTACTGCATATTCCAGGGTGGTCATACAGGAGCTGCTGCTTGTATGAGCCAGCCCTGAAAGACAATGGCTTGCTCAAGTTCATCCTGTTTGATCATAGCAGAGGGAGGATTAGAATCCAGGGATGGAAGTCTCCTAACTAGCATCGGAGAGGTAGAAAGGCAG contains:
- the ZNF451 gene encoding E3 SUMO-protein ligase ZNF451 translates to MECLVSPQNQEEENASLQEDESEDDIEFVGEDIVRPVLDSIDLVSDDEDSCNSSNKKVKRKDYVDYQKERVASTLDRLARHVEVEKQLKEEKNKAFKERMDFQHAHGLQELEFIHGQSDTEAARLCVNQWLKMPGLKPGTVNSGRMLPRKSAQTPSGSKSILCPIMHCNKKFDDGYLLLGHLKRFDHSPCNPAVTLHGPPSSSFACIVCNRRFPTSQQYSEHCLSKANENDGHERNYPPQHIQFFACPCCFLLFSLRNECLEHMSGKNHFSHSFKKNDKTGTALPLPFPAYAKNLLISLCSEVPFQVKCTSCRQDLHSHVELTAHFRTRCRNAGPVAVSEKNISQVAEIFKVKGFCHSCNELLVDDNHVRRHTCKTLHEVKILTTVEQSILMFCHANKNVSYIKKHRSLVKSSLLKRSLDENDQSETISKQKRFLEDNGEETCSDRTVKTWMCECHLTFPSEELVEKHIFSSNRICHKCAVCGKLAENPSIIRLHMSRFHGGAHLADFLCWCQSCSVDLQKGYDIMAHITEFHSGHSYFCEKYVGEDELSLSTDRVKDTVCDKSLELQDQSLTPIEPCPPENPVDLSEEASPQGEWQCRLCEEIFDSEDTVKQHCMSLESHHIHRYSCGMCKDTFRKIETLRRHCRDRHNNVIQIKYFCGFCGDLFFDAEEELLIHFRDFHSTDYICVSAAAAETSIKIFETIEESSLLNCGCREKYISKENRKADYKKCQEAMLAKGFLWFRCTSCSATAQSHSDMIIHLAGHTGDKVGKELYVVRCGACNRSFSEPAVAHQHYHCKHCVSQKPKSGPPAKSEVFQFSASGSFVDEKPDKLKLSAAVTALSSKSISPRKPGAIKKEDLGHYNEDFPDLDYLCTMTHIIVMDLDNWGNLFHQLPATLNQGTFIWGFQGEHSNWKQPVNCKIFNYLKKIGCFFLHPHCGTRREAADFTICVHVGRLDEYLPKHIPFTILSGDKSFLELENQLKMTQRATHILDPHKIDADIMCAFLNSISDTAKENEEDFPVTTQQCLQEPPIKEDEDGQFQEAIRRSFQER